In one Candidatus Marinarcus aquaticus genomic region, the following are encoded:
- a CDS encoding TorD/DmsD family molecular chaperone, with amino-acid sequence MDNQHRIYIYAFLSRIFSDELDEKFLKELHHNKEMLEMIGVNSLEWFTHTSMNKIEDELNVDYSTVFLMNAKPIETSVIDAKDEILVGLQNPVMQFYFNHDYELNLSASHLQTPDHISIEFAFMQNLISKDEKRVQKEFLAQHLLKWAVPYFIGIKSMCNTPLYKDLCDFVVEFLANDYDYLTQKI; translated from the coding sequence ATGGACAACCAACACCGAATTTACATCTATGCATTTTTATCTCGGATTTTTTCAGATGAACTCGATGAGAAATTTTTAAAAGAGTTACACCACAATAAAGAGATGCTCGAAATGATAGGAGTAAACTCTTTAGAGTGGTTTACACACACTTCAATGAATAAAATAGAAGATGAACTCAATGTGGATTACAGTACGGTTTTTTTAATGAATGCCAAACCCATAGAGACGTCCGTTATTGATGCTAAAGATGAGATTCTTGTTGGACTTCAAAACCCGGTGATGCAATTTTATTTTAATCACGACTATGAACTGAATTTAAGTGCATCTCACTTGCAAACACCGGATCATATCTCTATTGAATTTGCTTTTATGCAAAACCTCATTTCTAAAGATGAAAAACGCGTACAAAAAGAGTTTTTAGCGCAACACCTGCTTAAATGGGCGGTGCCCTATTTTATAGGTATTAAAAGCATGTGCAATACCCCACTGTATAAAGATTTGTGTGATTTTGTGGTGGAGTTTTTAGCCAATGATTATGACTATTTAACACAAAAAATATAA
- a CDS encoding DJ-1 family glyoxalase III, translated as MAKLLIPLANGFEEIEAVTIIDVNRRAGNEVIVCSIESTLEVLGANGITVKADTFIDALQTKSFDMIVLPGGAAGTQALSEHSTVQAFLKEFKKNNKLIGAICAAPYALDTAGVLNENYTCYPSFEKQITQTGYDPTQSVVIDKDVITSRGPGTALTFSLEIVKKLNGEETYNQLVEGMLVN; from the coding sequence ATGGCAAAACTGCTTATACCCTTGGCCAATGGGTTTGAAGAGATTGAGGCCGTTACCATCATTGATGTTAATCGACGTGCAGGAAATGAAGTGATTGTCTGCTCCATTGAGTCAACATTGGAAGTATTGGGTGCCAATGGTATCACCGTTAAAGCAGATACTTTTATTGATGCGCTTCAAACCAAAAGTTTTGATATGATTGTGCTTCCAGGTGGTGCAGCAGGTACACAAGCATTAAGTGAACACTCTACCGTACAAGCCTTTTTAAAAGAATTTAAAAAGAACAATAAACTCATCGGTGCTATTTGTGCAGCCCCTTATGCGTTAGATACGGCGGGAGTATTAAATGAGAATTATACGTGTTATCCAAGTTTTGAAAAACAAATTACTCAAACAGGATATGACCCAACACAATCTGTCGTCATAGACAAAGATGTCATCACTTCACGAGGACCCGGCACGGCCTTAACTTTTTCACTTGAAATTGTGAAAAAACTCAATGGAGAAGAGACTTACAATCAACTTGTTGAAGGGATGTTAGTCAACTAA
- a CDS encoding ethylbenzene dehydrogenase-related protein translates to MKKLLNTVLLSSAMALSAFANSPVITVHKVSDDISNVDVSSGDWRGADETLVTLYPQTTIKLNDKKANALNKGNMAKEIYVKAITDGKHIAFKLRWSDESKSIQSGNAIKNTEFPDGFAVQFAAHYDDPKKLPYIGMGSKDRPVVVYLQKAVQKLFEPNGNGDVEKQVNRSNAHAFNSEINHDLEKFDIDVEQLAVRDYQKAFVAEGFGSMTEIKDHSTKFNAQMQYNDSWFGQNEWEGVVVRSLNDEYVKFYNDPFPVAFAVWDGAKMGRDGLKTLSTWIIAEFEGIKGRDLLKEEFDQPLTNANLDNGKALLQANCASCHNYAQTNEAASPFMAPNLSNIGGYSTTPYLIESITDPNAVIVPGYNRNSHPNFAWYYDDGQGGKTSAMPSFAHLSEQEVTDIVAYLKTLKVEVQ, encoded by the coding sequence ATGAAAAAGTTACTTAACACCGTTTTATTAAGCAGTGCAATGGCTTTAAGTGCCTTTGCAAACAGTCCGGTAATCACAGTTCATAAAGTAAGCGACGATATCAGCAATGTGGATGTGAGTTCAGGTGATTGGAGAGGTGCAGATGAAACACTTGTAACACTCTACCCTCAAACCACGATTAAACTCAATGACAAAAAAGCCAATGCGCTAAACAAAGGCAACATGGCAAAAGAGATTTATGTCAAAGCCATCACCGATGGGAAACATATTGCGTTTAAACTTCGATGGAGTGATGAGAGCAAATCAATTCAATCAGGCAATGCCATTAAAAACACCGAATTTCCAGATGGATTTGCAGTGCAATTCGCTGCACACTATGATGACCCTAAAAAACTGCCATACATTGGAATGGGAAGTAAAGACCGTCCCGTTGTGGTTTACTTACAAAAAGCGGTGCAAAAACTTTTTGAACCCAATGGAAATGGCGATGTTGAAAAACAAGTCAACAGAAGCAATGCACATGCGTTTAACTCTGAAATCAACCATGATTTAGAGAAATTCGATATCGATGTGGAGCAGTTAGCCGTACGAGATTATCAAAAAGCGTTTGTGGCTGAAGGGTTTGGTTCAATGACAGAAATCAAAGACCACAGCACAAAATTCAATGCTCAAATGCAGTACAACGACAGTTGGTTTGGTCAAAATGAGTGGGAAGGAGTAGTAGTACGAAGCTTGAATGATGAGTATGTGAAGTTTTATAACGACCCTTTCCCCGTTGCATTTGCCGTTTGGGATGGAGCAAAAATGGGTCGAGATGGTCTGAAAACACTCTCCACTTGGATTATTGCTGAGTTTGAAGGTATAAAAGGAAGAGATTTACTCAAAGAGGAGTTTGACCAACCATTAACCAATGCCAATTTAGACAATGGAAAAGCACTGCTTCAAGCAAACTGTGCTTCTTGCCACAACTATGCACAAACCAATGAAGCAGCATCCCCTTTTATGGCACCAAACTTAAGCAATATTGGAGGGTACTCTACAACGCCTTATTTGATTGAGTCAATCACAGACCCAAATGCGGTCATCGTACCAGGGTATAACAGAAACTCTCACCCTAATTTTGCGTGGTATTATGATGATGGACAAGGTGGGAAAACCTCAGCAATGCCATCATTTGCTCATTTAAGTGAACAAGAAGTAACCGACATTGTGGCCTATTTAAAAACTCTGAAAGTGGAGGTACAATAA
- the surE gene encoding 5'/3'-nucleotidase SurE, translating into MKHILITNDDGYEAVGLKALIDALSPLAKITVVAPATEKSACGHSLTLTKPLRLLNVDDDFYKVDDGTPTDCVFISLNTLFKDGNKPDLVVSGINIGANMGEDITYSGTASAAMEAVLQGVPAIAISQVCKDKCHEIKNGWDFALAKKSIQQVVKKIFTKEFPLDERKFLNINIPPIDVDECKGIKISKVGYREYGNDTHRHVNPRGEEYYWIGLHPLVWKQSDDLMCDFESIKANYVSISPIHLDMTSHDDIEKLKHWFK; encoded by the coding sequence ATGAAGCACATCTTAATCACCAATGATGATGGTTATGAAGCAGTAGGTTTAAAAGCACTTATTGATGCACTCTCCCCTTTGGCTAAAATCACCGTAGTAGCTCCAGCAACAGAGAAATCTGCTTGCGGACACTCTTTAACCCTAACAAAACCCTTGCGCCTTTTAAATGTGGATGATGACTTTTATAAAGTTGATGATGGCACACCCACCGATTGTGTCTTTATTTCACTCAATACCCTCTTTAAAGATGGGAATAAACCCGATTTAGTGGTCAGTGGCATTAATATTGGTGCAAATATGGGTGAAGACATCACCTACAGTGGAACAGCCAGTGCCGCTATGGAAGCAGTGCTTCAAGGCGTACCTGCCATTGCTATTTCGCAAGTGTGCAAAGATAAATGCCATGAGATTAAAAATGGTTGGGATTTTGCTTTGGCTAAGAAGAGTATTCAACAAGTGGTGAAAAAAATCTTCACAAAAGAGTTCCCTTTAGATGAACGAAAGTTTTTAAATATTAATATTCCACCCATTGATGTTGATGAGTGCAAAGGAATAAAAATATCTAAAGTGGGATACAGAGAGTATGGAAACGATACTCACCGTCATGTCAACCCTCGAGGAGAAGAGTACTACTGGATAGGACTGCACCCTTTGGTATGGAAACAAAGTGATGATTTAATGTGTGATTTTGAAAGCATTAAAGCAAACTATGTCTCTATTTCACCTATTCATCTTGATATGACCAGTCACGATGATATAGAAAAACTCAAACATTGGTTTAAATAA
- the dnaE gene encoding DNA polymerase III subunit alpha has product MSTTPQFTHLHLHTEYSLLDGANKIKLLAKRVKELGMESVAMTDHGNMFGTIDFYNTMRAEGIKPIIGMEAYIHNSDEIDDKTTKQRFHLCLYAKNEVGYKNLMFLSSQAYMHGFYYYPRINKKLLRENSEGLVCSAACLQGEVNWHLNTNSERNVKFGAKGYDKAKEIALEYKEIFGDDFYLEIMRHGIADQYFIDDLILKISHETGIKVVATNDTHYLKQKDADAHEAFMCIAMNKLYDDPNRLRHSVHEFYLKSPEQIAKLYADIPQAIENTQEIAQKCNLEIKLGNPTPPNFKFTREKSAEQGLTLPEPELEYSLENDKVLFIHECWKGLEERLKIVPQEKHQEYKDRLQVEIDIINNMKFPGYMLIVWDFVIVAKQMGIPVGPGRGSAAGSLVAYSLFITDIDPMPYGLLFERFLNPERVSMPDIDMDFCQSRRGEIIDYVVKQYGRANVAQIITFGKLLAKGVIRDVARVLDMPYAKADAMAKLIPDELGINLASSYEKEPKIKELCDSDPQAKRVWEFALALEGLNRNAGTHAAGVVISNEPLWNKTPLFKPSGMETLATQYNGKYVEDVDLIKFDFLGLKTLTVIEEANKLIEKRHGKRIDFIKTDVNDKGVYELIQTGHTIGLFQIESDGMQDLNKRLKPSNFEDIIAVLALYRPGPMESGMLDDFIDRKHGRKEINYFYDEFDEPLRPILEPTYGVIVYQEQVMQIVQTIGGFSLGGADLVRRAMGKKIKEEMDRLKGEFADGGVKKGYQRAHCEELFDLIVKFAGYGFNKSHSAAYALVTFYTSYLKKYYPSEFMAALLTLEKDNTDKVVKYIDEVKRLGLDLFPPDINKSDLVFSATKIDGEEVVMFGMGAIKGVGDVAIKSILAARNEGGVFTDMSDFISRIDGSKVNKRVIEALTKSGAFDSFGYSRRALLEQIELIGETVGKAAQARKMATGSLFGESDELTKVDITLEHMDEFPSKELLELEKASLGFYVSGHPLDEYRDQLDNINYTLSSQLEELDDGSEALFIGKIETITERISKKGNKFAIVNIMDLHGNIELMMFEDKLKELRDDFDLDEPIAFKVRISKDDQFTRISLRKIETIKEAKKEKLKTKKVQKEEPALNIAVNYTKDDKIMYDLFEIIAHNQGKRQLFMTVKSKLGDIEMETGFKVTSKVEELLKNIEGVYVI; this is encoded by the coding sequence ATGTCAACGACACCGCAATTTACACACTTACATTTACATACGGAATATTCACTGCTTGATGGTGCTAATAAAATTAAACTTTTAGCCAAACGGGTTAAAGAGTTGGGCATGGAAAGCGTTGCCATGACCGACCATGGAAACATGTTTGGAACCATTGATTTTTACAACACCATGAGAGCAGAAGGCATCAAACCTATCATTGGAATGGAGGCTTATATCCATAATTCTGATGAAATTGATGATAAAACCACCAAACAACGGTTTCACTTATGCTTATATGCTAAAAATGAAGTAGGGTATAAAAACCTGATGTTCCTTTCAAGCCAAGCTTATATGCACGGTTTTTACTACTATCCACGAATTAATAAAAAGCTTTTAAGAGAGAACTCAGAAGGTCTGGTCTGTTCTGCAGCTTGTTTGCAAGGCGAAGTAAACTGGCATCTGAACACCAACAGTGAACGAAACGTCAAGTTTGGTGCCAAAGGGTACGATAAAGCCAAAGAGATTGCATTGGAGTACAAAGAGATTTTTGGCGATGATTTCTACTTAGAGATCATGCGTCACGGAATTGCAGACCAATATTTTATCGATGATTTGATTCTGAAAATCTCACATGAAACAGGCATTAAAGTGGTTGCAACCAATGACACCCACTACTTAAAACAAAAAGATGCCGATGCGCATGAAGCCTTTATGTGTATTGCCATGAATAAACTCTACGATGACCCCAATCGTTTACGACACTCGGTGCATGAGTTTTATCTTAAATCTCCTGAACAGATTGCTAAACTCTATGCCGATATTCCTCAAGCCATTGAAAACACGCAAGAGATAGCACAAAAGTGTAACTTAGAGATTAAACTGGGGAACCCTACTCCACCGAACTTTAAATTTACACGAGAAAAATCAGCCGAACAAGGTTTAACCCTACCTGAACCAGAGTTGGAGTATTCACTTGAAAACGATAAAGTTCTGTTTATCCATGAGTGTTGGAAAGGGCTTGAAGAGCGTTTGAAAATTGTACCCCAAGAGAAACATCAAGAGTATAAAGATCGTCTGCAAGTTGAGATAGATATTATTAATAACATGAAATTCCCAGGCTACATGCTCATCGTTTGGGATTTCGTTATTGTGGCAAAACAGATGGGAATTCCTGTGGGTCCGGGACGGGGTTCAGCCGCAGGTAGTTTGGTTGCTTATAGCCTGTTTATTACCGATATTGACCCCATGCCATATGGACTTCTGTTTGAGCGGTTCTTGAATCCAGAGCGGGTAAGTATGCCCGATATCGATATGGACTTCTGCCAAAGCAGACGGGGTGAAATCATTGATTATGTAGTGAAACAGTATGGTCGAGCCAACGTGGCACAAATCATCACCTTTGGTAAACTGCTTGCTAAAGGGGTGATACGAGACGTTGCAAGAGTTCTTGACATGCCATACGCCAAAGCCGATGCGATGGCAAAACTCATACCTGATGAGTTGGGGATTAACTTAGCCAGTTCTTATGAAAAAGAGCCCAAAATCAAAGAACTGTGTGATTCAGACCCACAAGCAAAAAGAGTATGGGAGTTCGCGCTTGCACTTGAAGGTCTGAACAGAAATGCAGGGACACACGCAGCAGGTGTCGTTATTTCCAATGAACCTCTTTGGAATAAAACACCTTTGTTTAAACCCTCAGGAATGGAAACCCTTGCAACTCAATACAACGGAAAGTATGTTGAAGACGTTGACCTTATTAAATTCGACTTCTTGGGTTTAAAAACCCTTACCGTTATTGAAGAAGCCAATAAACTGATTGAAAAGCGACACGGAAAACGGATTGACTTTATTAAAACCGATGTGAATGATAAAGGGGTTTATGAACTCATCCAAACAGGGCATACGATTGGTCTGTTCCAAATAGAGTCTGACGGTATGCAAGATTTGAACAAACGTTTGAAACCATCAAACTTTGAAGACATCATTGCGGTCTTGGCTCTGTATCGACCAGGACCAATGGAGTCAGGGATGCTTGATGACTTTATTGACAGAAAGCACGGACGAAAAGAGATCAACTACTTCTATGATGAGTTCGATGAGCCATTACGACCCATTCTAGAGCCAACCTATGGGGTTATTGTTTACCAAGAGCAAGTTATGCAAATTGTTCAAACCATTGGTGGATTTAGTCTGGGTGGTGCGGACTTGGTTCGACGAGCAATGGGTAAAAAGATTAAAGAGGAGATGGACCGTCTTAAAGGCGAATTTGCAGATGGTGGAGTTAAAAAAGGGTATCAACGAGCGCATTGTGAAGAGCTGTTTGACTTGATTGTAAAGTTTGCTGGGTACGGGTTTAATAAATCGCACTCTGCAGCATATGCCTTAGTTACGTTCTACACTTCGTATTTAAAAAAATATTATCCGTCAGAGTTCATGGCGGCCTTGTTGACTTTGGAGAAAGACAACACCGATAAGGTTGTTAAATACATCGATGAAGTAAAACGATTGGGACTTGACTTGTTCCCACCTGATATCAATAAATCTGACTTGGTGTTTTCTGCTACTAAAATTGATGGCGAAGAGGTTGTTATGTTTGGTATGGGTGCCATTAAAGGTGTGGGTGATGTTGCGATTAAATCCATTCTTGCAGCTCGTAATGAAGGTGGCGTATTTACAGATATGAGTGATTTTATCTCTCGTATTGATGGAAGTAAGGTCAATAAACGCGTCATTGAAGCTTTAACCAAATCAGGCGCATTTGACTCATTTGGTTACTCCAGACGTGCGTTATTGGAACAAATTGAACTCATCGGTGAAACCGTAGGAAAAGCAGCACAAGCAAGAAAAATGGCGACAGGATCACTCTTTGGTGAAAGCGATGAGCTTACAAAAGTGGATATCACCTTAGAGCACATGGACGAATTCCCCTCAAAAGAGTTGCTCGAATTAGAGAAAGCCTCTTTGGGATTCTATGTATCCGGTCATCCATTGGATGAGTACCGAGACCAACTTGATAATATCAACTATACTTTAAGTTCACAACTTGAAGAGCTTGATGATGGAAGTGAAGCACTTTTCATTGGAAAAATAGAGACCATCACGGAGCGTATCTCTAAAAAAGGGAACAAATTTGCCATTGTGAACATCATGGACTTACATGGCAATATTGAGTTGATGATGTTTGAAGACAAACTCAAAGAACTCCGTGATGATTTTGATTTAGATGAACCCATTGCCTTTAAAGTGCGCATCAGTAAAGATGACCAATTTACGCGCATCAGTTTAAGAAAAATTGAAACCATCAAAGAGGCTAAAAAAGAGAAACTCAAAACTAAAAAAGTGCAAAAAGAAGAGCCTGCATTAAACATTGCCGTAAACTACACAAAAGATGATAAAATCATGTATGATCTTTTTGAAATCATTGCACACAACCAAGGTAAGCGCCAACTCTTTATGACCGTCAAATCAAAGCTGGGTGATATAGAGATGGAGACAGGCTTTAAGGTTACCTCTAAAGTCGAAGAGTTACTTAAAAACATTGAAGGAGTCTACGTCATATGA